One Mya arenaria isolate MELC-2E11 chromosome 5, ASM2691426v1 genomic window carries:
- the LOC128234970 gene encoding origin recognition complex subunit 2-like, which translates to MTDRKLRRKSVTVTFAGDDDVLQHIVDPNNKKDPKAKSRRKSFPQAKQAPIIEEISSESDDENLPVKKSIALEDESQVCGDEVYMFRTPKKSGKMAQLASETRTPKSILKTPKSKEGTPGKSVGFTPSKEEPHTPTTRSLRQKKPAASTPYRLHKRHGAGNSDSEESLDTSDSDSDGSDDQPLSTLTTPKGATPSTSTAPIARAPRRKTEETDMKTSVEDYFDIHSSDVGPTSDATLAKLDLPHLDQKSLTTLLTGVESSHQAECRQLYKEHSEMFRTWMYQMCNGFNILLYGFGSKRNLMEDFRNTTLSGFSQLVVNGYFPSLSVKHILNSITEDILDHSGSFKSPLDQVEFIKTEFEKSGDDFFLIIHNIDGTMLRNEKTQNVLSLLSLVPSIHIIASVDHINSSLIWDQTKCCRFRWLWYDATTFAPYTEETSYENSLLVQQTGGLAMSSLTHVMKSLTPNAKGIFLLLAKYQMENKDNANYIGMSLHDLYQRCRESFLVNSDLTLQAQLTEFRDHKMIRSKKSFDGVEHLAIPIDEGTLKEFIEEQ; encoded by the exons ACCCAAAAGCAAAGTCACGAAGGAAGAGTTTCCCCCAGGCCAAACAAGCGCCCATTATTGAAGAAATCAGCAGTGAGAGTGATGATGAAAACCTGCCTGTCAAAAAATCCATAG CCCTTGAAGATGAAAGCCAGGTTTGTGGAGATGAGGTTTACATGTTCCGTACCCCGAAGAAGTCGGGCAAGATGGCACAGCTAGCATCAGAGACCCGCACACCCAAGTCCATACTCAAGACACCCAAGTCAAAAGAAGGGACCCCAGGAAAAT CTGTTGGTTTTACGCCCTCCAAGGAAGAGCCTCATACCCCTACAACCAGGAGCCTGCGACAGAAAAAGCCAGCTGCCTCTACACCGTACAGACTGCACAAAAGACATGGAGCAG GCAATTCAGATTCAGAGGAAAGCCTTGACACATCTGATAGTGACAGTGATGGGAGTGATGACCAGCCCTTGTCCACCCTCACCACGCCGAAGGGAGCTACTCCATCTACAAGCACCGCACCCATCGCCCGTGCACCGCGGAGGAAAACAGAGGAAACTGACATG AAAACAAGTGTGGAAGATTATTTTGACATCCATTCTTCCGATGTGGGGCCGACCTCGGACGCCACTTTGGCCAAACTTGACCTACCTCATCTAGACCAGAAGTCACTGACCACCCTACTGACCGGTGTTGAGTCCTCGCACCAGGCGGAGTGTAGGCAGCTGTACAAGGAACATAGTGAGATGTTTAGGACCTGGATGTACCAAATGTG CAATGGATTTAACATTCTCCTGTATGGGTTTGGCTCCAAGCGGAATCTGATGGAGGACTTCAGGAATACCACGTTGAGCGGATTCTCCCAGCTAGTCGTGAATGGATACTTCCCGAGTCTCTCTGTTAAACAT aTACTTAACTCCATAACAGAAGACATTCTTGACCACTCTGGAAGTTTTAAAAGCCCCCTGGATCAGGTGGAGTTCATAAAGACAGAATTTGAAAAGTCTG GTGATGATTTCTTCCTGATAATCCACAACATAGACGGTACGATGTTGAGGAACGAGAAAACCCAGAATGTTCTATCCCTGCTCAGCCTGGTTCCCAGCATCCACATCATAGCCTCGGTCGACCATATCAACTCCTCACTCA TCTGGGACCAGACTAAGTGTTGCAGATTCCGGTGGTTATGGTACGATGCCACCACATTCGCCCCCTACACTGAGGAAACATCGTATGAGAACTCATTACTCGTGCAGCAGACGGGCGGACTGGCAATGAGCTCACTCACGCACGTGATGAAATCTCTTACACCAAATGCCAAGGGGATCTTTCTTCTCCTTGCGAAATACCAGATGGAAAATAAGGATAATGCTAACTATATTG GTATGTCCCTTCATGACCTGTACCAGCGGTGTCGGGAGAGTTTCCTGGTCAACAGTGACCTCACTTTGCAAGCACAACTCACAGAATTTAGGGATCACAAGATGATCAGGTCCAAAAAG AGCTTTGACGGTGTGGAACATCTAGCGATTCCTATAGATGAGGGTACACTGAAAGAGTTCATTGAAGAACAATGA